tactggttgggttttgtgttggttggttgggtgcttgtgttggttgggttttgtgttggttggttgggtgtttgtgttggttggttgggtgtttgtgttggttgggtttgtgttggttggttgggtgcttgtgttggttgggtttttgtgttgCTTGTGGTTTTGTGTTGCTTGGTTTGTCCGTTGGTCGCTTGGGTTTTGTGTTGGTCGCTTGGGTTTTCCACGTGTTCTGAACAACATGGTACgacaccctctctcttcctcttgtgTGTCAGTCCagtgatgataacaacaccaccatGAACACACTGACATTAGGAGTGAACTCACCTAAGTGATGTCAGTCCagtgatgataacaacaccaccatGAACACACTGACAAGGAATGAACtcacaaagacactgacagagagagaactcacctGGTTGACGTTGGTCCAGCGGTCCAGGAGATAGCCCCGGAAGTGACTCTGGCAGGGAAGGGAACTGGACGGCAGAACACAGCCCAGCATCTCATTGGCGTCGTCATGACGACCATCATCATGCCACGTGTCCCAGACGTTCTTGCCAATTCCTGACGTCACACGGAACACCAGAGCCCAGTCGGAGTCTGTGGTCACGGGGTCTGCCACAGAttcaccaaaataacatgatttaaacagcgttatcactttcaatgccgcaatcgatttatcacgcttAGAAAAGGATACTTAAATGCTAATTTAGGAACATCATTGGTAGATCGGCAATAGTGCTCTGACTAAGACAATTCCTTTCCACCCGaacatgctgggttcgaatctgctctcAGGCCTTTTTtcacccgaagctttatgataacaaatgcCTAAcacattttaacttttttttcttttttaagtgtatcacaagtgagtcttaaaggcattgcctctcttgttttacttatACATACCATTTATTTGTTGGATGATTTTATTTGTAAATATTTTTGTGCAATAtcctattgtcttaacgtgtatgtgtgtgtgagagagagagaggagggggggggaggggtattctATTTTTCATCTATTGGGAATTGTTATTTGACTAGTTTATGTTGCGCATGTTCATTTTTTGTTGGTGTATAGAACGAGCCTGTAATTGCTcatgttaatttccatgtggattagaTAATGTGTTTTTgagtgattaattgattgattgaaccaCCGGGTGTCAagtgaccctttttttttgtcccaaATTTACGAAATGTCCATGTTTCGTTAAGAAAATATCTTCAAAAAAGCGGCCCCGCACAAGTACTTGTATCTAAATGACCTCGCCTTGTGGCCGTACAAAGAACTTGCTCACACAGAAAATGTACATGAGTTGTAATGTATTGTTATCGGATTTTCTCATTTATTGCTGCACAGTTTGCTGGCTTACAATAATCAGTTGAAAATATGTACGATGTACTTTTGCTCTTCAGTCTACGCTTGAAATAGTTTCAATGCATACCTTCTGGAATGTCTTAAGCATCAGTAAAGCTTCCGTTTGACaatatgtctgtttttcttctgtaCTGATTTGAGTTAAACAGATTTAATAGATACGTCTAGATTGGTCGCGAATTATCATTAGCAATGAATTCCCCATATTCATTGATAACAATGACATATGTCCCGTTACATGTTACATTCTATCATAACGTATTACATTGTGACATTGATAACAATGACATAATTTTACCCCGTTATATGTTACATTCTATCATAACGTATTGAGTTGTGACATTGATAACAATGACATATACCCCTTTATATGTGTTACATTCTATCATAACCTATTACATTGTGACATTCATAATAATGACATAATTATACTCCTTTATATGTTACATTctaataaagactgccagaggaagaaggaccagttcttgcaaaccaggcaactcgtacagaagaggctgcgtgagatgaagaacacctggtgggagagaaagtccgaagagctttcgtccgctgctgatgctcacgacatgaagaccttccatgatggtctccgagctgtgtatgggccaagagtcacaggatcaacccctgtccgagccttggaccatatcaccctcctgacagacaagaaaggcatccttgcccactgggcagagcacttcaacaccctcctcaacagggactcgtccgtatctgacgaggtaattgtagccctcccacagctaccagtcagtgactcgctagctgcccctcccaccaaggccgagatccggaaggccctgaagctgacaacgtcaggaaaagcaccaggagcggatggaatccaggctgacatctacaagtatggaggcgaggtgctgacagacaagctgaccgctctgttccagtctatctgggagagagaggagatcccccagaatttcaaggatgcttcaattgtccacatttacaaacggaagggagacgaaacatcctgcgataaccaccgtggaatctctctcctctgcatcgccggcaagatcttcgcccgcatcatactgaacagactggttgaccatgtctccaacacagtcatccctgaagcacagtgtggcttccgctcaggcagtggaacatgtgacatggtgtttgccgtacgccagatgcaagagaagtgccgtgagcagaacaaagaactccacatggtctttgtagacctgactaaggccttcgacacggcgaaccgccgtggtctgtggaagatcctcctaaagttcggctgcccagagagcctaatccagctgattgcgtcattccacgatggtaTGCAGGCATGAGTACAGGAagatactgacatgtcggatccgctccctgtggtaaatggagtgaagcagggctgcgtcctggcacccacactgttctccattctcttctctgccatgctgattgatgcctagccttccaagactgtgaccggggcatctacattcagtttcgcacagatggcaaactcttCAAATTGCGGCGACTCtgtgccaggtccagggtgttgaggcactgttgagagagttcttcttcgctgatgactgcgcacttgctgcacacactcatgaggacatgcagttcattatggacaggttctcaacctcctgcaggcgctttagACTCactatcagcctcagcaagaccgagtccatgtaccaaccagctagctcacagaacgccagtgcctccccccacctgcaatcaagatcgatgacacagagatcaagtcagtcgacaagttttgctacctgtgcagcaccctatgcagcaacggagcccttgatgcagaagtgacgctgcacatcgccaagaccagctccgcctttggcagactcaacaacaggctgtggaacaacaaaggcatcaggcttcgcaccaaaatcaaaacctacagagctgttgtgctgaccaccttgctgtactgctgtgaaacatggacgacgtatcgccgtcacattcagcaacttgagcagtttcaccagagatgcctacgaaagatcctcggcataaagtggtaagacaggatctccaacctccaggtcctagagaggagcggcctgcccagcatcgaaagcctgctgatccagtgccagctacgctggacaggacacgttgtccccatgacagacagcaggatatcGAAAATGCTCTTGTATGACCAGCTGAatgaaggccaccgcgaacttggaagaccctgcaagcgcttcaaggacaccttggagacaaacttcaaagcctgtgacatagacatcgcttcctgggaaactgatgcccttgaccactctcgctggaggatgctgtgctctagtggcataaagacgtttgaaaacaagagaacgctggccattaaggagaagcacatccagaatcggcctcttctcccatgtgaggacacacaccgacagataagcctgcctgcttactcatccgtcggcccgacgggagactccatcatcacccccacaccacatacacccctCAACACTATGATATataaccaccaccccacaccacatccacccctcaACACCATGATatatagcccccacccccacaccacatccacccctcaACACCATGAtatataacccccacccccacaccacatacacccctCAACACCATGATatatagcccccacccccacaccacatccaccactcaACACCATGATATATAAcccccacaccacatacacccctCACACCATGATatatagccccccaccccccacaccacatccaccactcaacaccatgatatataacccccacccccacaccacatccaccactcaACACCATGATAtataacccccaccaccacaccacatccatccCTCAACACCATGATACAtagccaccaccacctcacaacaTCCACTTTTTCACTGTTGCTAACCAGCACTCAGCACCATGATATTCCTGCCAGCAAATAGCCCCATGGTTATTTTTTTCACTGTTGCTAACTTCACTCAGCATCACGatatccctgtcagcaaatggcCCCACGGTTATTTTTTTCACTGTTACTAGCCACCACTCAACACCATGATATCCCTGTCAGCAAATAGCCCCatggttatttttttttactgttgctaACCTCCACTCAGCACCATATCCCTGTCAGCAAATAgccccatgcttttttttttttttcactgttgctAACCTCTACTCAGCACCATATCCCTGTCAGCAAATAGCCCCATGGTTATTTTTTTTCACCTTTGCCAAGGAAAGAGCGGTATTTCTGACAGCTGGCCATGTTGCCGCTTACCTTCCTGCAGGAAGGTCCAGCCCGCTGATGACGTCAGACTGCCCGCTGCCTCGTGCAGATACACACCCAGCAGTTCACACGTCAGCACTGACGTCGCACTGTTCCACTGGGCGTTGACGCTGACACAAGCTGACGTTATTTTGCAGTGAACTGCACATCGTGCAGTGCTTCGGTAGCTGTGTCTGTTGAAGGTGACGGTGTGTATGGGACTGACGGCCAGGCGCTGGTGACGCCGTGCAGTGTACACAGTGCACGTGGACAGGCCAATGAGGGTGAAGGTCATCAGCGCCAGTAGTTGTGTCTCCATGGCGTGTGGTCGTCGTTGTTCAACAGATGAGGTGTGGCGGGTCTCCTTGTCCTTTCAGCTCTCCCTTCTTCCTGCTGACGTGGCCAGCTGTGCTGAGGCAATGgaagtggtaataataataataatattttattttcatatagcgctataatacaagcataagcaagctctaagcgctttacaatccagtacctaaagtgaaacaagaaagcatataaaaagtagtaggaacataaaacagaatcattaatattataaaaaacacaatgcataaaactatcaaagtaacatactatcaatactacgaatgttacactccaacactcagactaacacacacgcacagacacatgcatgattaaacggctgagatgacagcaattttcactgaAAAACATACAGGTataaaggaacataattgtaatctgcatgccacagatttggTAAAAATTGTGAAATagaattttggatagaaaaggtaaaaggggtaaaaatcgggtcattctccctttcgaaccacaccaccaccatccatctgcccacccccattctctctactctcccatcacacacactcacattgccatgggcctgggacaacagcactatttgagttatgacatgtattttttaaagagataagttttaagatttgctttaaaggtagatagatgagttgtttgtctgagagcaataggcagagagttccaagttgttgggccaaagacggaaaatgacctctttccacaggagttaaggaagtatcggggaacagttagctggaaggaatcaagagatctcaatgttctgtttggcaagtacgggttacaagctcagaaagatatgagggtgtggtatcacaattcaggcactgaaagcatagacagacaactttatattcaattctggtttgaacaggcaaccaatgaagtgtccgcaagagagcagtagcgctctctctcctcgacttttaactctctccatacgaacggcgaaagagacgacgttaacagcgtttcaccccaattaccaccatcaaaatattgcaagcggaaggctcttatactgaagatgtgaatgttgacaaagaatatcacaattctgatgacggaagctaaaggttgggtcattcagacacccactggacatccgaggggtctgtgtagaggagaagagaggactggccgtactaagtgagctAAAGGACGAGTCGAgttgcactattctgtattttctagagcttgtagagtttatcactgGGAAGGCCaactaagagagaattacaataatctaggcgggataaaatgaaggcaacagcaagtttgttggcggcatcaacagacaggaaggggcggatttttaCTCATCtcacgaagctgaaagtaaagaactttacacaggtggttcacatgagtttccaccGTGAGGGATaaatcgaggtaaaaaccaagattgcggacagaactggaaaaagaaatttccatgccagaacaaatgatagacgttgtatttatcacTGCTGGAACTGGGTGAAACatacgttgactgtgtgtcagtgctgtatgATATCatacgttgactgtgtgtcagtgctaCATGATatacgttgactgtgtgtcagtgctaCATGATatacgttgactgtgtgtcagtgctaCATGATatacgttgactgtgtgtcagtgctaCATGATatacgttgactgtgtgtcagtgctgtatgatatacgttgactgtgtgtcagtgctgtatgatatacgttgactgtgtgtcagtgctaCATGATatacgttgactgtgtgtcagtgctgtatgATATACATTGATTGGGTGTCAGGTTTACTTGAAAGGAACAAAGAACCAAATGACATGATGCTGACAAAAAGTGTATTGTTCATTGCTGATCGTTTCATTCTGTGTTATGAAGGAGGTCAGAAATCTTGATGCCACACAGCTGAACAGCCGCAGCAGCATCGGCGTGTACAAGTTACTACAGACATTGTGATGACAATGACTGTTCTTAAACACTCAGTCATGAACATCCATTGTAAAAGAAAACATCTCTGTGAAGAAATCACTATGTCATTtctggtcattctgttcttcaccactcttttgctgatgatactcagctacaaaattctgcagaaccaaaccaagtacacagtctgattctgtcaatgcaggattgtattctcgaatttaaatcctggatgacattcaacaaactaaatttgaatgatgacaaaactgaagcaatgattatttcctctgtaagaatgtccacatctacttctttttctgcctctattgtggttggtgatgccacagttcagttctctaaatcagcaaggaaccttggagtcattcttgactcaaacctcagcatgcatgctcaggtagtaaatctgatacgcatgaatgttttatgtaacttgtgatatttttctttcacgtaaagccccctgagctcttagagagaaagggcgccatataaatgtacattattattattattatctgcagAAGAAACGCTATCTTTCATGCGTAGCTGTCTTCTCAATGAACATCAGTGGGTTACATTTTTATCATTGGTTTTTCTCACAACAGGCACTCTTCGGCAGTACACTTTCAAAGCGACTGGAATCAGTTGATCTTTCCTAATTTATGTTGAGCGCGTTCAAAAAATCATCGTTTTATGCAAAACTTGTTTTTAAAAACTACACATATTTCACGATTGTGAATTAACTCGgaaaaatcttggagaaaattatattgatgaggCTAACATATTATTGTGgtaaaaatagaattattccgattgcacaggccggattcagaaagggcagatctactttagatcacctagtaaaactaacaacaaacataaaacaagttttcaaagagaaagtgttttggccacgttctttgatgtacaaatagcttatgaccgcatttggcatgccagactactgtttaagctacagaacattgggttaagtggcaatgtatacaggtatataaaatctcttttgacagaaagaagcatcatcactaaagttgggcaatcattgtGGGTATTCCGCAAGCttctataatttccccacttctgttcaacataatgttatatgatttgccaaaatatttgtctaaaCCTATAAATCtcgctcaatatgctgatgatatagcagtttggatgaacgtaactttgcgaaagaaaacggGTCTGCGTTATATCAAccacattaacaatttatatcaatcagaacttgataaattaaacatttatatgaaagataatggattacagttttccactgaaaagacacacatgatactttttaataatggtgctgcCCCAAAAAAGttaccaacttttcatcttgataGAAGAGAACTCTTCTATAAATCTGAGGTCAAATTCCTTagtgtttattttactccaaagctaaattggaagaaacatctagaaaacattttcttaaaatcgtcagtaaacagccttggggtcaagattcaaaaacacattcatctcgctactgcactggtaagatctagactGATGCatggacaggaggtatttttctctgctccgaatgctttccttaaaaaaaaaaatgcaaagcctagatagcaaagccataaagctggccctaggtgttccgtttcatacgaacacattacagtcgtatagagctgcaggaatactacctcttaatgaattaagaaagctagcatcggcaaaatatgtaattagagcaaatgctacagaaaattctgtcaaaactgggattaatatacggtctgacatacttttttttcgaaacgagcgaaacagaacagaaatctagaaactatttctacatacgtgtcagatactattaatcattcaaatgttgatccacaaaattttgctccgattatgagcacttcaccagttccattatgggaattaatgggagcagcttttgatattcaatattgtgacattaagaaggATGAAAATCCCACTATGCTAGCTTCttgagtcaaatcacacttgtctgaaacatacccccaccacttaaaaataattacagacggttctgttctagaaaatcagtttgctggttctggatatgcaactcctgctttgaaaattgaaaagtcatatcatattggaaagggcttcaaaatttttacagctgaattaattgccgtccttatggcattaacatatctaattgatctgcctctaaacttgattaatgttttattttgtgtcgattcaaagtcagttctgcagtctatcaaatcaggttgtacgaacattaattataacatcatttttgaaataagatttttgattcactgtattcaaatgagaggaactaatattgaaatgtgctggattccctcacactgtgggcttttctctaatgaacctgcagatcatcttgcaaagcttggagctaaaaacgctttaaatgcaattgaacttcctcatcgtttatcatcatctgaaatgtgtaatattgttgaaagaaatatgcaaaattcctttatgtctttagaagttaacacttttgccttattaaatgctaaaagaacttgcagggctgttaagagcatggcatttaggctattactaaatgccccatacacaaaatattgtgaaaatatagaatgcatttgcaagggacgtttcacggtagagcacgttttagcccgctgtttagtaatgaaaccttttttgcctccagtaattacggaacacgtgttaccagtttcaaatgttaacattttttggaaaaagttctatatttcaaactgttcttttttaaagttagctagctatgtgttaaatagtccagttggttgtttattgtaggtcctcacatgaacctcttttcaaataataatctacagaagtagtgcatacaatatttgattattgatttttttttttcctaatcccgctttccccgtcccgcctctcacacacacccttccaatattatgttttttctttctccaatcactgacactcaccctctccattttagattttgtactctatcttttccacattctgttctgtgtgtgtgtgtgtgtctgtctgtatctgtctctctctcttcctttcttagtcccctcccccttgcccccacccccaccaacctgccccccccccctccccacctcaaccgcctcccttttcattcgaatatacagaaatgtcgatttctaattaatactaacaatcatcattgtgatataaatgataataatccaaatgataataataatatcatttattttcagtttaatatcatcatcttagacgaacagaatataaataaataaacgaacgatgaaTTAACTTTTACATCCAGAATATGCATACAGAATGAAGGCATACACGAGACATGTTTCATACACAATCATGATTTTTCTggcataaaacagagagagagagagagagaacactgaacactgaacactgaacactttaatgtcaatagctttacagccctaatgacatgggggttcataatacaaataacaacatgcatcaatagtaataatattgatgaaaaccaaaaccaaaacgaaatcaatcaatctgtgcaacaaagtgcagttcgaccatccattcaaagtaatggcatgtagtgagaaataaaaacaaaaacatatataaatgtataacataaatattttccatatgagagtgacaacacagatttcacttttcacaatgagcaacacctgatactattttattattgttgagttttttttcgtcgcatgttattcgcttctgcaatatattttgcaagtgactgtaggagagagagagagagagagagagagagagagagatttacctcCGACAGACGTGGCTGTACAGCCGACACTCTAGCACCGTCTCTTCAGTTGCAGCACGCGACACTGAGGGTAGGACACAGTGCTTCACTCACTGCTTGTcgtgaacccccctcccctctcctctccctcacctctccttcacccagccccccccccccccgccccccaggacACAGTGCTTCACTCAGTGCTTGTcgtgaaccccccccctcctccctcactcagcccccccccaccccccaacaggaCACAGTGCTTCACTCAGTGCTTgtcgtgaccccccccccaccccctctccctcacccagtCCACTGAGGGTAGGACACAGTGCTTCACTCACTGCTTGTCGtgaacctcccctctcccccaacccccctctccctcacccagtCCACTGAGGGTAGGACACAGTGCTTCACTCACTGCTTGTcgtgaacccccctcccctctcctctccctcacctctccttcACCCAGCCCCCCCACAGGACACAGTGCTTCACTCAGTGCTTGtcgtgaatcccccccccctcctccctcactcagcccccccccaaccccacccccaccccccacaggacACAGTGCTTCACTCAGTGCTTGTCGTGaatcccacccctcctccctcactcagcccccccccccccaacaggaCACAGTGCTTCACTCAGTGCTTGtcgtgaatccccccccccctcctccctcactcagccccccccccccccccccccacaggacACGGTGCTTCACTCAGTGCTTGtcgtgaccccccccaccccctctccctcactcagcccccccccccctccccccaggacaCGGTGCTTCACTCAGTGCTTGTCGTGAACCATGCAAACCATGTGTCCTACTTTCTTCTTGCTCTCTTTCCCGTCACTCGCTCTGAATATTTATCAcctccatactctctctctctctctctacctcactatTCAGAataataccagagtaaatgaggaagataacaatgtataatgtctgttatcttgtgttcagactgtaaACCAAATAATAAAGTAGACATTGAACAATATCGTTAATAGAATGGAtagtcgagtaatggtgttttttgtcttttttgactcacttgcgtaaacaaagtgagtctatgttttaacacagtgttcggttgtgtgtgtgtgtccgtggtaaactttaacattgccattttctctacaaatactttttcagttgacaccaaatttggcataaaaataggaaaaattcaattctttcaagtcatcttgtttaaaacaatattgcacatctgggatgggcacacacaaaaaaattaaaaataagccaaattgtatgcaaactgaatttactgttatatttatatttttttattctctaaacttggcacttcaatgtgatattctgacacaacaacaagagcagtcatttttatcattttttgttcaaacaagaacttcttttgctaagcatggaagttatatttctggtgcatgtctttgctgcagatagtaaaaaagggaaattaatttgtaattaatgctaaggagtttaatttgctttaaactgatctttttcatcttaaacattgcattctgaaattatactcaaaacacaataagcttgtgtgttttactctcagtgtacagagctttcactatgttcatttgcccaagtggtctctttcggaaaatactaaaatcaatccttcgagtggactttatagatctattggctgagccctgggcaaaaatcaattgcgtacacataattatacatattcaaaacgcctgctcatattcctcgcgaacgcgaaggtcgccattttgtttcaagttgttgacctgcccgttcaatcctatattcaatcgacaatacatgataacatatgatggaaagttggagaaggagaccgttagatatttattcagagaaagttTTGTGAACGCctgatcacttactggattacgccccaaactgccataaaatatcaacaaaatcagtcggaattcacagtttaaaataataaaccatgagagttaataccattgatgaaacgtaaaaattcccagtcttgtcttttctcaaaatgaagcccttttcacttcatacaacgattagatgtacttggctctacatgttattagtttaacaaaatactcaattttcatatcaactttaaaactatcaaactcgaatgaacataaaagagaaattgaatcgacggtgtcgtacattcccggcgggtgtaactaaacttgtacatctatctagatccagagaaaacggctaaatgttgcagtgtgattgcggcgatagccacgtctcctttaccgcggacttaaaaaaatatttttaattgcccttaaagattttttgaatgcccaagatacaccagaataatatgattcaaacagcgttctcacttcgattaccgcaattgatttatcgccctttaaaacatgttt
This genomic interval from Babylonia areolata isolate BAREFJ2019XMU chromosome 8, ASM4173473v1, whole genome shotgun sequence contains the following:
- the LOC143284987 gene encoding uncharacterized protein LOC143284987, which produces METQLLALMTFTLIGLSTCTVYTARRHQRLAVSPIHTVTFNRHSYRSTARCAVHCKITSACVSVNAQWNSATSVLTCELLGVYLHEAAGSLTSSAGWTFLQEDPVTTDSDWALVFRVTSGIGKNVWDTWHDDGRHDDANEMLGCVLPSSSLPCQSHFRGYLLDRWTNVNQVRLRLYKGGSVVVEMTFNGQGSTRMTWLDKARLLTSSWTDMMSSGANYFSIDGIPQVYRRFYLSVSHGGCNVDIGWLTVADHHTQTSVPGICPWEQRVAGLPVLYFSPNDAACNWDTVYDTADFMMIHVTFTS